A region of Thiofilum sp. DNA encodes the following proteins:
- a CDS encoding ArsI/CadI family heavy metal resistance metalloenzyme — protein sequence MKRFHVHVSVEDLAANIQFYSQLFGANPTVQKQDYAKWMLDDPRVNFAISRRGAPLGLNHLGFQVDSNEELEQLNHQLKTIDVTITAEQGTACCYAMSDKYWINDPQGIAWEQFHTLESIPVFGEADKTTATPCCVPVLGQSKSAEACCTPSQGSSCC from the coding sequence ATGAAACGTTTTCATGTGCATGTGTCAGTCGAAGATTTAGCCGCCAATATTCAGTTTTATTCGCAACTCTTTGGTGCTAATCCTACGGTGCAAAAACAGGACTATGCCAAATGGATGTTGGACGATCCACGAGTCAATTTTGCTATTTCTAGGCGCGGTGCGCCGCTAGGATTGAATCATTTAGGATTTCAAGTGGACTCTAATGAGGAACTAGAGCAACTGAATCACCAGCTTAAAACTATTGATGTCACGATTACCGCAGAGCAAGGGACTGCTTGTTGCTATGCCATGTCGGATAAGTATTGGATTAATGATCCGCAAGGTATTGCGTGGGAGCAGTTCCATACTCTAGAGAGTATTCCAGTGTTTGGTGAGGCTGACAAAACTACTGCTACCCCGTGTTGTGTGCCTGTATTGGGGCAATCTAAATCAGCAGAGGCGTGTTGTACTCCGTCACAGGGTTCTAGCTGCTGTTAA
- a CDS encoding aldo/keto reductase — protein sequence MVLSPRKLSEVLILRDELFITTKVFPGYTPWGSVEKNYDATIATLKRQLQQLQLDYVDLYLIHAPFSALRLEQWSACIELKKSGLVKHIGVANYNAIRLQEILDAGLDSPEANQIEFHPLCAQIDLTQFMNKHAIVPIAYSSLAPLSSWRVEEGQGGETLAETKAQAQIVIRDIANNMGVPEANLLLRWGVQHGYCVLTKSSKPERIRENLNIFDFEISVDDMAQLDALNQNQALAWAANGLNPMEVAPTLV from the coding sequence ATGGTGCTATCGCCGCGTAAACTGTCCGAAGTGTTAATATTAAGAGATGAGCTATTCATCACAACCAAGGTTTTCCCAGGCTATACACCATGGGGCTCTGTCGAAAAGAATTACGACGCCACCATTGCCACATTAAAAAGACAACTGCAACAATTACAGCTCGATTATGTTGACCTGTATCTGATTCATGCGCCATTTTCTGCATTAAGATTGGAACAATGGTCTGCTTGCATCGAGCTAAAAAAATCTGGTCTGGTAAAGCATATTGGTGTCGCCAACTATAATGCAATACGACTCCAAGAAATTTTGGATGCAGGTCTAGATAGCCCAGAGGCCAACCAAATTGAATTTCATCCTCTGTGTGCGCAAATTGACTTAACCCAATTTATGAACAAACATGCCATAGTGCCTATCGCATATAGCTCACTCGCCCCACTATCAAGCTGGCGGGTCGAGGAGGGACAAGGCGGAGAGACCCTTGCCGAAACCAAAGCCCAAGCCCAAATCGTTATCCGTGACATTGCCAACAACATGGGAGTGCCAGAGGCTAACTTGTTACTAAGATGGGGAGTACAGCATGGGTACTGCGTTCTAACCAAAAGCAGCAAGCCAGAACGCATCCGAGAAAACCTCAATATTTTTGATTTCGAGATTTCTGTGGATGATATGGCGCAGCTTGATGCGCTCAACCAAAACCAAGCATTAGCTTGGGCAGCCAATGGTTTGAACCCTATGGAGGTGGCGCCTACGCTAGTATAG
- the corA gene encoding magnesium/cobalt transporter CorA, producing MLRLFKLDGGFIREIKADKDQLTRQLQEAQWVDICEPEEDEHSLLEQMLHTDLPEFDDVEEIESSARCFVDQAGIHVHSLFMYQEDNRYSTVSVAFILQGERLITIRDEKLADFRLFRLRARRGQVKCSHVADLLVTLLEQKVENHADYLEDIHHKLEDVSHSVLEEEDSELEDAISDLAKLEDRNGKIRLCLMDTQRGISFLLRHLRDYQDSHETLREVMRDIEGLMSHTAFLFDKINFLMSSTQGFINIKQNQIIKIFSIAAVVFLPPTLVASAYGMNFKHMPELEWLVGYPWALGLMILAGLAPYLFFKHKGWL from the coding sequence ATGCTGCGCTTATTTAAATTAGATGGCGGATTCATTCGGGAAATCAAAGCAGATAAGGATCAATTAACTCGACAACTCCAAGAAGCGCAATGGGTCGATATTTGTGAGCCAGAAGAGGATGAGCATTCGCTATTAGAGCAAATGTTACATACCGACTTGCCGGAGTTTGATGATGTTGAGGAGATTGAGTCCTCTGCCCGTTGCTTTGTGGATCAGGCAGGGATTCATGTGCACTCTTTGTTTATGTATCAAGAGGACAATCGTTATAGCACGGTCTCAGTCGCTTTCATTTTGCAGGGTGAGCGCTTAATTACAATTCGGGATGAAAAGCTGGCTGATTTTAGATTATTCCGTTTGAGAGCTAGACGCGGACAAGTCAAGTGTAGTCATGTAGCTGATTTGCTCGTGACGCTATTAGAGCAAAAGGTTGAAAATCACGCAGACTATCTAGAGGATATTCATCATAAGCTCGAAGATGTAAGCCATTCAGTGCTCGAAGAGGAGGACTCGGAGCTGGAGGATGCGATTAGTGATTTGGCCAAGCTTGAGGATCGGAATGGTAAAATCCGTCTGTGTTTGATGGATACCCAGCGGGGTATATCTTTTCTCTTACGCCATTTACGCGATTATCAAGACTCACATGAAACGCTGCGCGAGGTCATGCGCGATATTGAGGGTTTGATGTCACATACCGCTTTTCTGTTTGACAAAATCAACTTTTTGATGAGTTCGACCCAAGGCTTTATCAATATTAAACAAAACCAAATCATTAAAATTTTCTCTATTGCCGCCGTGGTGTTTTTACCTCCTACCTTAGTGGCGAGTGCTTATGGTATGAACTTCAAACACATGCCAGAACTAGAATGGTTAGTGGGTTATCCGTGGGCATTAGGATTGATGATTTTAGCAGGGCTAGCGCCGTATCTGTTCTTTAAGCACAAAGGCTGGTTATAG
- a CDS encoding outer membrane beta-barrel protein, whose amino-acid sequence MKTTRQHWAAWLVPAAVLLSNPIYAADTTSPFDSLLGLFKPSPQSKATLSGSRANANYIGANIGSANTEGFCTQLENCETSSNAWKLYAGVPLQNGLLLDGAYVNFGEQQGKATNGSTTKAQRSGYTAAGVVTLPMSDSLHLYGKGGMLWWTSEESHSNSHQAVDGKSTFYGIGADYRLNGNLGVRAEWEHYSDVGSEQLSDRNINLLSVGVSMSSL is encoded by the coding sequence ATGAAAACCACACGTCAACACTGGGCTGCATGGTTAGTACCTGCGGCGGTGCTGTTGTCTAACCCCATCTATGCAGCTGACACCACCTCACCTTTTGATAGTTTACTAGGGTTGTTTAAACCCAGCCCCCAGTCTAAAGCCACACTTAGTGGCTCACGCGCTAATGCTAATTACATCGGCGCGAATATTGGCTCTGCGAATACTGAAGGTTTTTGCACGCAATTAGAAAATTGTGAAACCAGCAGTAATGCGTGGAAACTGTATGCTGGAGTACCACTCCAAAACGGTTTGCTCTTGGATGGTGCTTATGTGAACTTTGGGGAGCAACAAGGCAAAGCCACTAATGGCTCTACCACCAAAGCGCAACGTAGTGGCTATACGGCGGCTGGGGTGGTGACTTTACCGATGAGTGATAGTTTACATCTTTATGGTAAGGGCGGGATGTTATGGTGGACTAGCGAGGAATCTCACTCGAATAGTCATCAAGCAGTCGATGGCAAATCCACTTTTTATGGTATTGGTGCTGATTACCGACTCAATGGTAACTTAGGGGTTCGCGCTGAGTGGGAGCATTATTCCGATGTCGGCAGTGAGCAATTAAGTGATCGTAATATTAATTTACTCAGTGTTGGCGTTTCGATGTCCTCACTGTGA
- a CDS encoding response regulator transcription factor, which produces MRLLIVEDDPMIGESLEESLRNENYAVDWVRDGHSAELALLQEYDVVVLDLGLPKKKGEQVLLDYRRGGGQAAVLVLTARDLVTDRVKVLDSGADDYLIKPFDLDELFARIRALLRRKSGRTQVELAARGLVLNPATHEAYWHGELLHLSAREFGLLQVLMEAAGQVVSKTRLEDKIYGWNEEIESNTVEVYIHLLRKKLGVDFIKNVRGVGYKIPV; this is translated from the coding sequence ATGCGTTTATTAATTGTCGAAGATGATCCCATGATTGGGGAAAGCCTAGAGGAAAGTCTGCGTAATGAAAATTATGCGGTAGATTGGGTGCGTGACGGGCATAGTGCAGAGCTAGCCTTATTACAAGAATATGATGTGGTGGTATTAGATCTAGGCTTACCCAAAAAGAAGGGCGAGCAAGTACTGCTAGATTATCGTAGGGGGGGAGGGCAAGCAGCGGTCTTGGTGTTAACGGCACGCGATTTAGTTACCGATAGAGTTAAAGTGCTGGATAGCGGTGCGGATGATTATTTGATTAAACCGTTTGATTTAGATGAGTTATTTGCGCGGATTCGTGCCTTATTACGGCGTAAATCAGGGCGTACTCAAGTAGAGCTGGCTGCAAGAGGTTTAGTCTTAAATCCAGCCACGCATGAGGCTTATTGGCACGGTGAATTACTGCACTTGTCCGCCAGAGAATTCGGATTATTACAAGTGTTAATGGAAGCAGCCGGTCAAGTAGTATCTAAAACACGTTTAGAGGATAAAATTTACGGTTGGAATGAAGAAATTGAGAGTAATACGGTAGAGGTTTATATTCATTTATTACGTAAAAAGCTGGGTGTGGATTTTATTAAAAATGTAAGAGGAGTGGGGTATAAAATACCTGTGTGA
- a CDS encoding DUF333 domain-containing protein, translating to MRKIISGLTLAFLVTLSGAATAMGNPASINCIKQGGKLQIVGSVGYCQLPNGVKCEEWALFRGECPAKAPTPSKPPIIGGARDAHGCLVAAGYAWCSSTKKCERPWELAKQKRFPNTPAGFNRFCRNPAR from the coding sequence ATGCGCAAAATAATCAGCGGCTTAACCTTAGCTTTTTTAGTAACACTATCAGGTGCAGCAACCGCTATGGGTAATCCAGCCTCAATCAACTGCATTAAACAAGGCGGCAAACTACAAATCGTGGGTAGTGTGGGCTATTGCCAATTACCTAATGGGGTGAAATGCGAAGAATGGGCGCTATTTCGTGGCGAATGTCCTGCTAAAGCACCAACCCCATCCAAGCCCCCTATCATTGGTGGCGCACGCGATGCACACGGCTGTTTAGTTGCAGCGGGTTATGCATGGTGCTCTAGCACTAAAAAATGTGAAAGACCTTGGGAATTAGCTAAACAAAAACGCTTCCCCAATACTCCAGCAGGCTTTAATCGTTTCTGCCGTAATCCTGCTCGCTGA
- a CDS encoding aldo/keto reductase, with product MKLSHFTRHSLGIPLIGFGTYQLSNDQAEVCVREALHAGYRHIDSAEGYNNEEGTGRGIKTSGILTILRTVWA from the coding sequence ATGAAACTTTCGCATTTCACTCGTCACTCATTAGGAATTCCTCTTATCGGCTTTGGCACCTATCAGCTTTCTAACGATCAGGCAGAGGTATGTGTTCGTGAAGCACTACACGCAGGCTATCGGCATATTGACTCAGCCGAGGGCTACAATAATGAAGAGGGCACAGGCAGAGGAATAAAGACCAGTGGTATATTAACAATACTTCGGACAGTTTGGGCATGA
- a CDS encoding metalloregulator ArsR/SmtB family transcription factor, with amino-acid sequence MDSKIIVTRLAALAQESRLAIFRELVQAGASGLSAGKISELTQTAPNSVSFHMKELVHAGLVTSRQEGRYVIYNAQYAAMNELIAALTEDCCKGDTCGTEGSCG; translated from the coding sequence ATGGACTCAAAAATCATAGTCACACGCCTCGCGGCACTGGCTCAAGAATCGCGTTTGGCTATTTTCCGTGAATTAGTGCAGGCCGGAGCATCGGGGTTAAGTGCAGGCAAAATTAGTGAACTGACCCAAACTGCGCCCAACTCAGTCTCCTTTCATATGAAAGAATTAGTCCATGCTGGATTAGTTACCTCACGGCAGGAAGGACGCTATGTGATTTATAATGCCCAATATGCGGCTATGAATGAGTTAATTGCCGCCCTCACCGAAGATTGCTGTAAGGGCGACACTTGTGGGACAGAAGGGAGTTGCGGTTAG
- a CDS encoding DUF1615 family protein: MLDDLIDGLRKIALWVLSASFIGLGFWAYPTIKDHLNATQQTNIANPKPTIAVNQVTALIKAAEPQRPDPKSWAIDMLDVLKQHGLAQSKENVCSIIAVVDQESGFVANPAVPNLGKLSEKAVINKLNQIPILGGQAEKFLNTFPDPKQSFMARIRSARTERDLDLAYRDLITELSKRYKFDFLIKNSLARNLIEGQNEIDTIGSMQVAVSFAVQYEREQRQGKALSLEEIYQVRDKLYTRKGGLFYGTLLLLGYETGYDRKIYRFADFNAGRYASRNAAFQALISELTAQKLMLDGDLLIYSSSGTITNTLSQTENALRLLNLKYSLNLTDKKIRSDLMLEKSQNFKDTQTYKLVRELYQKQTKHKPVYAIIPTITLNSEKTSRILTTERFAINVNQRYQTCMKR, from the coding sequence ATGTTAGATGATCTCATTGATGGGCTAAGAAAAATCGCACTGTGGGTGTTAAGTGCCAGTTTTATCGGCTTGGGTTTTTGGGCTTACCCCACGATCAAAGATCATCTGAATGCTACCCAACAAACCAATATAGCTAATCCTAAGCCCACTATTGCAGTCAACCAAGTCACAGCACTCATTAAAGCCGCCGAACCTCAACGCCCTGATCCTAAAAGCTGGGCTATTGATATGCTAGATGTATTAAAACAACATGGTCTGGCTCAAAGTAAAGAAAATGTTTGCTCTATTATTGCGGTCGTTGATCAAGAGTCTGGCTTTGTGGCTAATCCTGCCGTGCCTAATTTAGGCAAACTATCTGAAAAAGCCGTCATTAATAAGCTCAATCAAATCCCTATTTTAGGCGGACAAGCTGAAAAATTTTTAAATACCTTTCCTGATCCTAAGCAAAGTTTTATGGCACGCATTCGCAGTGCACGTACTGAGCGCGATTTAGATTTAGCCTATCGTGATTTAATCACCGAATTATCTAAGCGTTATAAATTCGATTTTTTGATCAAAAATAGTCTAGCGCGTAATTTAATAGAGGGGCAAAATGAAATTGATACCATTGGGTCTATGCAAGTTGCGGTGAGCTTTGCGGTACAATATGAAAGGGAACAACGCCAAGGTAAAGCCTTAAGCTTAGAGGAAATATATCAAGTGCGTGATAAACTCTATACTCGAAAAGGAGGGCTATTTTACGGTACTTTATTATTATTAGGCTATGAAACGGGTTATGATCGTAAAATCTATCGCTTTGCGGATTTTAATGCGGGACGCTATGCCAGTCGTAATGCTGCTTTTCAAGCACTGATTAGTGAATTAACCGCACAAAAACTCATGCTGGATGGTGATTTACTCATTTATAGCTCATCAGGCACTATTACTAATACCCTGAGCCAAACTGAAAATGCTCTGCGTCTATTAAACCTTAAATACTCATTGAATTTAACCGACAAAAAGATTCGCAGCGATCTGATGTTAGAAAAGTCACAAAACTTCAAAGACACTCAAACTTATAAGCTAGTGCGCGAGCTTTACCAAAAACAAACTAAACACAAACCCGTCTATGCCATTATTCCGACTATCACGCTCAATAGTGAAAAAACTTCACGGATTCTCACTACCGAACGCTTTGCTATTAATGTGAATCAACGCTATCAAACTTGTATGAAACGCTAA
- a CDS encoding outer membrane beta-barrel protein — protein MKHSKLLIAYCLMALAPLTQADWVVRNPLPVVIGANNPNAGYGDPINDFSQGPKLYAGVSAGYSKQGDICNDPFFSGTCSNGDLNWKVMAGARFSPMFGAEVSYNDMGESSMSGTQNGNPATMRNEVKSINLAGMGYMPVTPQIEAFGKAGVSFWKRDSERTTPDTTTTIPNSKFITEQTNDNGQSPLLGVGAQYRMSPNIHLRAEWEHMFNVGSDSNYETDVDNYSLGLTYSTL, from the coding sequence ATGAAACACTCTAAACTATTAATAGCTTATTGCCTCATGGCTCTTGCTCCACTCACACAAGCCGATTGGGTAGTACGCAATCCTTTGCCAGTAGTGATTGGAGCCAACAATCCTAATGCGGGCTATGGTGATCCTATTAATGATTTTAGTCAGGGACCGAAACTGTACGCAGGGGTTAGTGCAGGCTATTCTAAACAAGGCGATATTTGTAACGATCCGTTTTTCTCTGGCACTTGCTCTAATGGTGATCTAAATTGGAAAGTCATGGCAGGCGCTCGTTTTAGTCCTATGTTTGGTGCGGAAGTCTCTTATAACGACATGGGTGAATCAAGTATGAGTGGTACTCAAAATGGTAATCCCGCCACCATGCGTAATGAGGTCAAAAGCATTAATTTAGCGGGTATGGGCTATATGCCTGTCACCCCACAGATTGAAGCGTTTGGTAAGGCAGGGGTTTCTTTTTGGAAGCGTGACTCTGAACGCACCACACCTGATACCACTACGACTATTCCTAATAGTAAATTCATTACCGAGCAAACGAATGATAATGGTCAAAGCCCATTATTAGGGGTTGGTGCTCAATATCGTATGAGTCCTAATATTCATTTACGTGCTGAGTGGGAACATATGTTTAATGTAGGCTCAGACTCTAATTATGAAACGGATGTGGATAATTATAGCCTTGGTTTAACCTATTCCACTCTTTAA
- a CDS encoding AraC family transcriptional regulator, with translation MLNLQALETFVTNAPQGVNETSIPNVQVFWSHKAMPRHLQAYLFGLVFILQGYKIGYLGARRFQYGAGQYLAVGFPMHFECETHLQNHTPLLGIFIQLEVSELSRLAAQMMSCKALSTGIVERSGVEPLSISAPIYEVLGRMLNVINQPKQGAVLGELYVRELCYHVLQEDNSAVLLSHLNRSTPQNRVAQTLEYMEQNLYRNPPVDELAQYAHMSIASFNRHFKQITGRSVVQYIKTMRLMRARHMLAVEGQSVKQVAELLGYGSAAQLSRDFKAYFGLPPKWAGQV, from the coding sequence ATGTTAAATCTCCAAGCTCTCGAAACCTTTGTAACAAATGCGCCTCAAGGAGTTAACGAAACCTCCATTCCCAATGTTCAGGTTTTTTGGTCACATAAGGCGATGCCGCGACACCTGCAAGCCTACTTGTTTGGTTTAGTGTTTATTCTTCAGGGATACAAAATTGGCTATTTGGGTGCTCGCCGTTTTCAGTATGGTGCGGGACAGTATTTAGCGGTTGGGTTTCCTATGCATTTTGAATGCGAAACTCATCTTCAAAATCATACCCCGTTATTGGGTATTTTCATTCAGTTAGAGGTGTCCGAGCTATCGCGTCTGGCTGCACAAATGATGTCGTGCAAAGCATTGTCAACTGGTATCGTAGAGCGTTCAGGGGTTGAACCGCTGAGTATCAGCGCACCCATTTATGAAGTGCTTGGACGGATGCTAAATGTCATCAATCAACCCAAGCAAGGAGCTGTACTAGGTGAGCTTTATGTACGTGAACTGTGCTACCACGTACTGCAAGAGGATAATAGTGCGGTACTTCTCAGTCATTTGAATAGATCCACCCCACAAAACCGTGTCGCACAAACCCTCGAATACATGGAACAAAATCTATACCGCAACCCACCTGTTGATGAGCTTGCGCAGTATGCCCATATGAGCATTGCCAGTTTTAACCGGCATTTTAAACAAATAACGGGCCGCTCAGTAGTGCAATACATCAAAACTATGAGGCTGATGCGTGCGCGTCACATGCTTGCAGTAGAAGGTCAAAGCGTAAAGCAAGTTGCGGAATTGTTGGGTTATGGCAGTGCGGCACAGTTAAGCCGTGACTTTAAAGCGTATTTTGGATTGCCTCCCAAATGGGCGGGACAAGTATAA
- a CDS encoding transposase: protein MSTIETILSQMSSVAKPQRQFLLTLFNALMYLPSRVNFRNLGRYSDCHEKTFSRWFSRSFDFLAFNLLILQDVLHGKGERIAAIDASFVPKSGRKSYGLDWFWNGSQGQAQRGQELSLLALVDVTHNTAYTLSARQTPTLPRSTRKGQSQPANTKDKTKVKHPPFVGAPLPTRMDSYLGQLQHAITVLLGCGIRYLVADSFYAKTKFVSGIRELNLHLISKLRQDADLRWLYTGAQKPKGRHRQYSGKVSFDDLSRFERVGELDGQRVYTATVNSPTFKQIVRIVYLVREANGKTASALLFSTDTDCPALDILRYYQARFQIEFLFRDAKQHTGLCDCQTTRKEKLDFHFNTSLTALNLLRLEDRQQNWDAGGNGRSVLSVASGKIRHFNAHLLERFSRHLKLDFSAIKSSPAFADLCNYGAIAA from the coding sequence ATGTCCACAATAGAAACGATTCTGAGCCAAATGTCCAGTGTGGCGAAACCGCAGCGCCAGTTTTTGCTGACCTTGTTCAATGCGCTGATGTACCTGCCCAGCCGTGTCAACTTCCGCAACCTTGGACGTTACAGTGACTGCCATGAAAAGACTTTTTCACGCTGGTTTTCACGTTCCTTTGATTTTCTAGCGTTCAACCTGCTGATCTTACAGGATGTCCTGCATGGCAAGGGGGAACGTATTGCGGCTATTGATGCCAGTTTCGTGCCTAAAAGCGGGCGCAAGAGTTATGGCCTAGACTGGTTTTGGAACGGCTCACAGGGGCAGGCGCAACGCGGACAAGAATTATCCTTGTTAGCGCTGGTGGACGTGACCCACAACACGGCCTACACCTTATCCGCCCGCCAAACGCCTACGTTGCCGCGCTCAACCCGCAAGGGTCAAAGCCAACCCGCCAACACCAAAGACAAAACCAAGGTGAAACACCCACCCTTCGTTGGTGCGCCGCTCCCCACGCGGATGGATAGCTACCTTGGACAGCTTCAACACGCCATCACAGTCCTGCTGGGGTGTGGCATCCGTTATCTCGTCGCGGATAGCTTTTATGCCAAAACTAAGTTTGTCAGTGGCATCAGGGAACTCAACTTGCATTTGATCAGCAAGTTACGTCAGGACGCCGACTTACGGTGGCTGTACACGGGCGCACAAAAACCCAAGGGTCGTCACCGCCAGTACAGCGGCAAAGTCAGTTTTGACGACTTATCACGTTTTGAACGGGTCGGAGAGCTGGACGGGCAGCGTGTTTACACCGCTACTGTTAACAGCCCGACGTTCAAACAGATAGTGCGCATCGTCTATCTGGTGCGCGAAGCAAACGGCAAGACCGCTAGCGCACTGCTGTTCAGTACCGACACGGATTGCCCTGCATTAGACATCCTGCGTTACTACCAAGCGCGTTTCCAGATAGAATTTTTGTTCCGGGATGCCAAGCAACACACCGGGCTGTGTGACTGCCAAACGACCCGCAAAGAAAAGCTGGATTTCCACTTCAATACCTCACTGACGGCACTTAACCTGCTCCGGCTGGAAGATCGCCAGCAGAACTGGGATGCCGGGGGCAACGGGCGCAGTGTCCTCTCCGTTGCCAGTGGGAAGATCCGCCACTTCAATGCCCATCTGCTCGAACGCTTTTCTCGCCACTTAAAACTCGACTTCAGCGCCATAAAATCCAGCCCAGCCTTCGCAGACCTATGTAATTATGGTGCTATCGCCGCGTAA
- the arsN2 gene encoding arsenic resistance N-acetyltransferase ArsN2 → MFLASEKVSIVNNEPEPIQALGLIQALLKDTQLPYEDLAVATHSQFWGLGAPQYYAVIGLERYEKLGLLRSLAVAQPYRRQGLGQRLVQWVEQEAQQAGLQQLYLLTTSATTFFEALGYERLERNDLPPALYSSSQVQGVCPASASILVKTLT, encoded by the coding sequence ATGTTTTTAGCAAGTGAAAAAGTCTCAATAGTTAATAATGAACCTGAACCCATTCAAGCACTAGGGTTAATCCAAGCATTATTGAAGGACACACAGCTTCCCTATGAGGATTTAGCAGTTGCTACGCACAGCCAGTTCTGGGGCTTAGGTGCGCCGCAGTATTATGCTGTGATTGGTTTGGAGCGGTATGAGAAGCTGGGTTTATTGCGCTCTTTAGCGGTTGCACAGCCTTATCGACGCCAAGGATTAGGGCAGCGGTTAGTGCAGTGGGTGGAGCAAGAGGCACAGCAAGCAGGTTTGCAGCAGCTCTATTTATTGACAACCAGTGCCACTACGTTTTTTGAAGCATTGGGATATGAGCGCTTAGAGCGTAACGATTTGCCACCTGCGCTCTATAGCTCTAGCCAAGTACAAGGGGTTTGTCCTGCCTCGGCTTCTATTTTGGTAAAGACACTAACCTAA
- the rsmD gene encoding 16S rRNA (guanine(966)-N(2))-methyltransferase RsmD, producing the protein MKPNPPPKQHAGAHQLRIIAGQWRSRRLPILALEGLRPTPDRVRETLFNWLQFPVRGARCLDLFAGSGALGLEALSRGASELVLVEKHPKAAATLQTNINTLKALNAEVYHQEALSYLDQATIPFDIIFLDPPFHHNWLPMVLERIQDKQLLAPQGYIYLEYERELELDLSQWNLTIHKQLHAGQVHCVLAQLSSA; encoded by the coding sequence ATGAAGCCCAACCCGCCTCCTAAGCAGCACGCGGGTGCGCATCAATTACGTATTATCGCTGGGCAGTGGCGCAGTCGCCGCTTGCCCATTTTAGCCCTTGAAGGCTTACGTCCCACACCTGATCGGGTGCGTGAAACTTTATTTAATTGGTTGCAGTTTCCGGTACGTGGCGCTAGATGTTTAGACTTGTTTGCGGGTAGTGGTGCATTAGGGTTAGAGGCCTTATCACGCGGGGCGAGTGAGTTAGTCCTAGTGGAAAAGCACCCTAAAGCGGCAGCTACCTTGCAAACTAATATCAATACGCTCAAAGCATTAAATGCCGAGGTCTATCATCAAGAGGCTTTAAGTTATTTAGATCAAGCCACTATTCCTTTCGATATTATTTTTCTTGACCCTCCATTTCATCATAATTGGCTGCCAATGGTCTTAGAACGCATTCAAGACAAGCAACTATTAGCCCCTCAGGGGTATATTTATTTAGAATACGAGCGCGAGCTGGAGCTAGATTTAAGCCAGTGGAATTTAACGATTCATAAGCAATTGCATGCAGGTCAAGTGCATTGTGTATTAGCTCAGTTATCAAGTGCTTAG